In a genomic window of Gigantopelta aegis isolate Gae_Host chromosome 9, Gae_host_genome, whole genome shotgun sequence:
- the LOC121380897 gene encoding formin-binding protein 4-like, translating into MMPRGRRPVIQLKSSSGSSSYLARSGCYSNSGDASSQNQNKDGNLVTNLVGDYPDSDTENEDVSPAPAHIPVPFDLPDIPMPPSTKPSKQTDGQIDPVIDDEVAHFLAEIDAISTVPSESNGSNQRASPQRADSKDMIVDKTSLLEEEEETRSSYSKCDTDSYSDRMDVDSPQPAERDVKHKPTVVVGPPEKDGKYKSMFVKGQSEFIGKSDKSDVGETNSSGSHSKYKSMFVKGQSEFVHRQEERMVVDVVEKAGKKTVEIDEEELPDEPISLWQLCLDEHTQFNYYWHMLTNEVTWEIPPEYTQYLLLYKEYKERIARIPPEKLAKLKEKKIKSEKTEDKHHTTEEQKSKSISKPSDKEDVHGTVNQSKEHSDSSKTKSKHKSQTADESVKTDIKSVSKISMSEKVKSERTESTTDSSTEHKTQKSSKHKHKTKSKDRESKHGSKEKSSVTENIDADKASERKAEVTADDDDVDVDFDIDDIDRALELALERKKAELQRLEDQDTTSVTKGKESQLKRPSSPENKKDISEVPAPSSPKRKKLVAYGADDEDDSETEQDSQSEKDASVTSETSQEKLPPVPSLIKIKDEVEDQANIALGKLEFLEVTKKGLSRLQVLLLELQTRFRDWQDGGLSTDYFLERLAEANSQLKQYEQSAVPRGWSCHWDRNFRRYFYTNMTTGESRWDYPDIESTVPPPPPPPDLDNKDDDDEGDQPVSCSSVNKPIAGDLITSVTLLSAEVSTTTSDHHRIPDTSSKTEDVFEGPQLPDSIAILTEDVVDPQDSNAPSSMDVAVHPGEPPPPGFDPPEDSVSPPSSTRCTEMDSSAAIAFESLASIDGTPYSSDYSDDVKDNDFDVDKMLENTALFMAAESLQKTAAISMAAESNQKNAAISMMTEDCQKNTGVAMAPESNQHSAAVIYQPPKTNVVSLSSAVTMVQPPVPYQPPVPYQHLVDQPSLASHSPVNSPAPDDEPSSSTQDEIDRRERKKRKKDKEKKISSTSLTYKKKNVSSLVQKWHQVKVQVEQEEKLNEERQMAIRQKLEEWKQTHS; encoded by the exons atGGGAACCTTGTGACAAACTTGGTGGGAGATTATCCTGATTCTGATACTGAAAATGAAGACG TGTCACCTGCTCCAGCTCACATACCAGTTCCCTTTGATTTACCAGATATTCCGATGCCTCCCTCGACAAAACCATCCAAACAGACCGACGGTCAGATTGACCCGGTCATCGACGATGAAGTGGCCCACTTTTTAGCT GAAATTGATGCCATTTCCACCGTTCCCAGTGAAAGTAATGGCTCAAACCAGAGAGCGAGTCCTCAACGTGCTGACAGCAAGGATATGATTGTCGACAAAACCTCTCTCCTGGAAGAGGAGGAAGAAACCCGCTCATCTTACTCAAAGTGTGATACAGACTCGTACAGCGACCGGATGGACGTCGATAGTCCGCAACCTGCCGAGAGAGACGTCAAGCACAAACCCACGGTTGTGGTGGGGCCGCCCGAGAAGGACGGAAAGTACAAGTCAATGTTCGTGAAGGGACAGTCCGAGTTCATTGGGAAGTCCGACAAGAGTGATGTTGGTGAAACGAACTCCAGCGGTAGTCATTCCAAGTACAAGTCGATGTTTGTGAAGGGCCAGTCTGAGTTTGTGCATAGGCAGGAGGAGAGGATGGTGGTAGATGTGGTGGAGAAAGCCGGTAAAAAGACCGTGGAGATCGACGAGGAGGAGCTGCCAGATG AACCGATCTCGTTGTGGCAGCTGTGTTTGGATGAGCACACACAGTTCAACTACTACTGGCACATGCTGACAAACGAAGTGACATGGGAAATCCCGCCTGAGTACACGCAGTACCTACTGCTCTACAAGGAATACAAAGAACGAATCGCACGCATTCCACCAGAGAAACTAGCTAaactgaaagaaaagaaaattaaaag TGAAAAGACAGAAGACAAACATCACACAACCGAAGAACAAAAGAGTAAATCCATTTCTAAACCAAGTGACAAGGAGGACGTCCATGGTACTGTTAATCAGAGCAAAGAGCATTCGGACAGTTCGAAAACTAAGTCCAAACACAAGTCCCAAACCGCAGACGAATCAGTGAAAACAGACATCAAAAGTGTGTCCAAGATTTCGATGAGTGAGAAGGTAAAAAGTGAAAGAACCGAGTCTACGACTGACTCAAGCACGGAACACAAGACACAGAAATCCTCCAAACACAAGCACAAGACAAAAAGCAAGGACAGAGAATCAAAACACGGAAGTAAGGAGAAGTCTTCGGTTACAGAGAACATCGATGCTGATAAAGCCAGTGAAAGGAAGGCCGAGGTGACCGCTGATGATGACGATGTTGATGTTGACTTTGACATAGATGACATTGACCGTGCCCTGGAACTGGCCCTGGAAAGAAAGAAG GCTGAACTACAGCGTCTTGAAGATCAGGACACAACATCAGTAACAAAAGGTAAAGAATCTCAACTGAAACGTCCGTCATCACCTGAGAATAAAAAAGACATTTCTGAAGTCCCTGCCCCTTCTTCACCTAAAAGAAAGAAGCTTGTGGCTTATGGAGCAG atgatgaagatgattctGAGACTGAACAAGACAGCCAGTCTGAAAAAGATGCTTCTGTTACCAGCGAGACATCTCAGGAGAAACTTCCGCCAGTACCGAGTCTGATTAAAATCAAG GATGAAGTCGAAGATCAGGCAAATATTGCTCTAGGAAAACTGGAATTTCTCGAAGTGACCAAGAAAGGCTTATCCCGATTACAAGTTCTTCTCTTGGAATTGCAG ACTCGGTTTCGAGACTGGCAAGATGGCGGACTGAGCACGGACTACTTCCTGGAGCGCCTCGCGGAGGCCAACAGCCAGTTGAAGCAGTATGAGCAGAGTGCCGTGCCCCGCGGCTGGTCGTGTCACTGGGACAG AAATTTCAGGCGCTATTTTTATACCAACATGACAACGGGCGAATCGCGATGGGATTACCCAGACATCGAATCGACTGTGCCACCTCCGCCACCACCACCTGACCTTGACAACAAAGATGACGATGACGAAGGTGACCAGCCTGTTTCCTGTTCGTCCGTAAACAAGCCAATCGCTGGAGATCTGATCACCAGTGTGACTCTTCTGTCAGCTGAAGTGTCCACAACGACCTCAGATCATCACAGAATACCAGACACCAGCTCCAAAACGGAAGACGTATTCGAA GGACCTCAGTTACCCGACAGTATTGCTATTTTAACGGAAG ATGTAGTAGACCCTCAAGATTCTAATGCACCCAGCTCCATGGATGTTGCAGTCCACCCAGGAGAACCTCCTCCCCCAGGTTTTGACCCCCCTGAGGACAGCGTGTCGCCACCAAGTAGCACACGGTGCACTGAAATGGATTCCTCAGCCGCCATTGCATTCGAATCATTGGCCTCCATCGATGGAACGCCATACTCGTCTGATTATAGCGACGATGTCAAGGACAACGACTTTGATGTGGACAAAATGTTAGAGAACACTGCTCTCTTCATGGCAGCGGAAAGCCTTCAGAAGACTGCGGCCATTTCCATGGCAGCAGAGAGCAATCAAAAGAATGCAGCCATTTCCATGATGACAGAAGACTGTCAGAAGAACACTGGTGTTGCCATGGCACCAGAAAGCAATCAGCATTCTGCTGCAGTTATATACCAGCCACCTAAAACGAATGTTGTGAGTCTAAGTTCTGCTGTTACTATGGTACAGCCTCCCGTGCCGTATCAGCCTCCCGTGCCATACCAGCATCTGGTTGATCAACCATCGTTGGCCTCCCACAGTCCTGTCAACTCCCCCGCCCCAGACGACGAACCAAGCTCGTCCACACAAGATGAGATCGACCGACGTGAGCGCAAAAAGAGGAAGAAAGACAAAGAGAAG AAAATCTCAAGTACGAGTTTAACATACAAGAAGAAAAATGTGTCTTCCTTGGTTCAAAAATGGCATCAGGTGAAAGTTCAAGTGGAGCAAGAAGAAAAACTGAACGAGGAACGACAGATGGCCATTCGACAGAAGCTGGAAGAgtggaaacaaacacacag CTGA